CAATGTCTCTAATATCTTTCAGTTTCGCCAATAATTTACCCGAAGTATCCCACACCGCAGCAAAATCCCAAGATGCGGTGAAAATTAACTTGCTATCAGCACTAAAATATACATTATTGATTTGATATTGATGCCCTGTAAGTTCAGTTAGCAGTTTACCAGAGTTATCCCATATCTGTGCAGTACCATCTTTAGAACCAGTAACAATTAATTTGTTATCCGGGCTAAAACTTACACTAGTAATAACGTTATCTTCATTCCTAAATCGAGGTTTTACTTGTTCTTGAAATGGTTGATTACTAGAGGGTGGTGTTTCTGGTAATTTTGGTGAGGCTGCTAATTTGCCAAAGACATACCATATCCGAACCGTACTATCACGAGATGCCGTGACAACTAGTTTGCCATCTGGACTAAAATTTGCACTAGTGACTTCATGTTGATGACCTTTAAGTTCGGTAATTAGTTTCCCTGAAATGTCCCATATTCGTGCGCCATCAGAAGTTGCGGTAATTAAAAATTTATTATCTCGGCTAAAATCAGCACCGTAAACACGATTTTCATTATACTTTTCAGTCGTCGTATTCGGAAACTCAACTTTTGTGATTACTTTACCCGAAGCATCCCATATCCAAGCACTACCATCATGAGATGCAGTGACAACCATCTTGCCATCCGGGCTAAAATTGGCACTGATAATAGAATACTGTTTTCCTTTTAATTCTAATTGCGTGATTAGTTTGCCTGATTTATCCCATATACGGGCTATGTTGTCAGAGGCAGTAATAATTCGCTTACCATCATAGCTAAAATTGGCACTTTCAACGTTTGCTTGATGCCCTTTGATTTCAGTAATCAGTTTGCCGGAAATATCCCAAATTCTTGCAGTTTTATCTCCAGATCCAGTGATAATTAACTTGCTATCAGGGCTAAAATTGGCACTATTAACAACTTCTTGATGTCCTTTGAGTTCAGTAATTAACTTACCTTTAATGTCCCAAACTCTGGCAATTTTATTCTGGGATGTAGTTACAATTAGTTTACCATCGGGGCTAAATTTAGTAGTCCATACCTCTTGAGGTGCTTTGATTTCAGTGACTAGTTTGCTAGATATATCCCAAATTCTTGCAGTTTCGTCTTGTGATCCAGTAATAATACGTTTACCATCTGGGCTAAAATCAGCACTATTAACTTCACCTTTATGTCCTAGTAATTCTGTCAGCACCTTATTAGATGTGTCCCAAACACGGGTTGTGTAATCAGATGATGCAGTAATAATATGTTTACCATCCTGGGTAAAACTGACACTATTAACACCACCTTCATGTCCTTGCAGCTTGCCTATCAAGCGACCTGAATATTTCCAAATCAAAGCAGTTTTATCAATTGATGCTGTGATAATCTGCTGTCCATCTTTGCTAAAATTCACATTTAAGACACTATCACTATGTGCTTTTAATTCTGCTAAAACTTTCCCAGATAAATCCCAAATACGAGCAGTTTTATCGTCCGAAGCTGTAACAATTTGCTGACCATCTGGACTAAAATTCGCACTCCAAACAGTGTCTTTATGTCCGGTTAATTCTGATATGAGCTTACCTGACAAATCCCAAATTCGTGCTGTTTTATCAGCACTTGTGGTAACAATTTTTTTACCATCTAAACTAAAATTTGCACTGTACACACTACCATTATGGGCTGGAATTTCTCTTAGCTGTTTGCCTGATAAATCCCATAGCCACACAGTTTTATCTGCACCTGCCGTGATTATTTGTTTACTATCAGGACTAAAATTAGCACTATAAACATTACCTTGATGCCCTTTTAACTCAACTAGCTGATTACCTGAAATATTCCAAATGCGGGCAGTAGCATCAAAAGATGCAGTAACAATCAGCTTACCATCAGGGCTAAAATTCGCAGTTTTAACATTGCCTTGATGCCCTACTAATTCTGCTACTTGCTTTCCAGAAAAATCCCAGACACGAGCAGTATTATCAGCACCAGCCGTAACAATTAACTTACCATCTGGACTAAAACTGGCGCTGTTGACGCTACCGTTATGTGCTTTAATTTCTCTTTCCTGGGCGAAGTAATCAACAAAATTACCGGAGACAGCCTCAGTGTGCTGCTGATTTGATGTTTGCGCTAATACTTGGGGCGTAAACAAGAACCCAGAAAAATTTTGCGGCCATGTCGGTGCAATTGTTACGAGAAAAGTATTGAAAGCGATTGAAATAATTTTGCGTAGGCGTAGCTCGTTATGTCTATCGCTCATAATTCTTATCCTCATTTCAAACTACAACAAGCCAATTAAAGTAAAAGCTGCCCAATCTCTGGGGTTTGGGTATTTTTTCTTAGTTTCTAGCATCGCATAACGTAAGGCTGCTGCTTTATCTGGTTTTTCATGGAGTTTTTGATAAAATTTTGTCATTAAATATGCGGTTGATTGATCTGATATATCCCATAAAGAAGCAATCACGCTGGAAACTCCCGCCGATAAGAAAGAACGTGATAAGCCAATTACGCCGTCATTTGTGATTATTCCGATGGCTGTATCGTTGGCACTTAAGACAACTAAATCTGCTGTTAATTTTAATTTTTGAATTTCTGCGGGTGTGAGTAAGCCATCATCTTGAGTGGAGGGTGTGAAAGCTAAACCTTGCTGATTTTTGAGATATGCTTGTGTTGCTAAATGAATAATTTTTGCTTGCGAAATTCGCTGTACAACTGCGGTTTCGGTTGCTGCATTACCTATGAGTGGTTGGGTGTTAAATAATTGTGCGATCGCTTTTGCTTCTTGTTCTGCACCAATTAGCTGAAGCGGTTCTCCTCGATCAGATTGTATTTTAGGATTACCCACTACTAAAATATCTTGTCCGATATTTTGATATTGTTTTTTTCGCTGATAAAGTAAATCTAAGGCTTGAATGGAAGGTGCAGTGGCAATTGTATATCGCTCAATTAAATATTTACCTTTGGCATCTTGTAAGGCAGCAAAAGGTACAAGAAATAATTCGCCTTGGGGAATGAAAATAATATTTGTGTTTGGTTGTTGAGGTAATAAATTTTCAATAGGTTTAATTAATAATTCATGCAATTTTTGGAAGTTATCTTTAAGTTGATTACGTTTGAGATAATTATAATTACCTGTCACCCCAAGAGACAAACGACTTTGAGCAATTAACTCAGACAGAGATGTGTTTTGTTTTTGCCACAATGCTTTAATATCAACCTGACGAAAGGTTATATCTCCTGTAGGTTTAATGACCCAAATATAGAGTTCTGATTCTCTCGTTTGTTTTTTGCCTGCAATCGTAAATTCATTATTAATAATTGAATATTGTATAAGGGTGGCATTTTGTTGTTTAGCAACTTGCCTAATCTGTTCTGTAGCAGAATTAACTGCTAATGTAAACATGCGATCGCCTAATATATTTCCTGGCAATTGCTCTGAAGCTAAAACCTGGTTGTGAGCAAAAATATTGATGGCGATCGCCATCATCATTAGGCAAACTGATGTATTTGTAAAAATTGATGGTGTAAAGTTAATCGACATTTTATCTTTCAAGTAAAAATAATGAGATATTAAATTGTTTTTTATATAAATAGGTAAGAGTAGATGAGTTTATATGCAGTCGCTTATAGAATTGGAATAAAGGCATAAAATCTATAACTCTGTAGAGACATTACATATAACGTCTCTACATTATTCTAAGAATATGCTGCTGTAAGTTTTTAATAGATTTAAATTAACTGTTTGGCTACTCTATCAAGATTTTTGCGAATTTCTAAAGTTGCAACACCAGTAATTGCGCCTTCATCCTCAGCCAAATATTGGGCGGCAAATTTTTTGACTGCGGCTACAGTTCTTGGCCCATAAAAGGGATGATCTTTAGGTAAGTCGGCTTTGACTACTACATTCAATTCATATTGCAAAATTCTGATCACTTCTTCCGCTTTTGCCATTGTTTTTGGCCCGACTATACCATCTACCAACAGTTCATAGTCTGCCTGAAAATTTTTGATGGCTTGTACAGTTTTAATGGTTGTGAGTGGCGAATTATCTTTACTAACTGGAAACCCCTGCCCCAAAGCAGCAAAATCTTGAGCTAGATATCCTAATCCAAATAAAATAGAACGGAATTGAGCATTGTTGTAGGTAATCATATTTACTAAAGCTCCATATCTCCAGGCTGCAAGATTGAATTACTGAGTAATTGGGTTTTATTGGTTAACATTAGCTACACCACCCATTGATGCTATTCCTAATGAAATACATCATGATCAGGTAGCAGTTGAGTTTCAAACCGGGAGTAAACCAGTTCAGTTGTATACCAGGAAGAAAACCAGTATAAATCTTGGATGACTTTATTCGCAAGACTTTCATCGGTTGGTTCAAACTGCACTAATGCTAAATTATTCACGCCTACTACTTCTTTTCCATCTTGAAACCAAGGGGATTTCCAAAACATTAAAAATTGTAGCGATCGCCACTTCGCTTTTTCTGGGCGGTTCCAGGGAGCAATAAAACTTAATACATCAATGGCTAAATTCGCAGTTTGGGTTTTTTGCCGAGGAATTAACTCTAACGCACAACGCCAGTCAGGACGGGACGAATTTTGGCGTTGCCATTTTTTAGCAGCAACTTCCACCATATCAGCAGGATGACTCCAGCCCCACCAATATCGGACTTTTTCTGGTAATAGCCAATTTTTCAATTTGGTGTGAATTAACCGCGTGAGAAATTCTTCATTTTTTAAGGCACTACAGGTTAACTGCACCAATACAGATAACAATTGGGAATCAATATCTTGATGAGATAAACGCACCGCCGAACTATAGTGAATATCTCCCGACAAGACAATGACTTGTTGACGTTGGGTAAATAATGTTGTGAGAAATTGCGCCAATGCTTCTGTATGAATATTCCACGCATCACCCACATCTGTAGAAAAAACCTTATCGTTTTTTAAATGCCAATGATGCACCCAATCAATCACTTTTAAGCCAAAGACATTGGTAGGTGCAATCACAAATGTGGCGGGAATATTAGTTTTTGCTTGTAAAGGTGTCAGTAGTTGTTGTTTTACCGCCTGGGGTGATAATAACCTGGGTGGGGCGATGGGTTTCGCGTCGGCTGGATAACCCCGCCAAGTCCGGGTATCGAGAACAATCACTTCATGAATTGGGCTGCGGATGGTGTAATGCCAATTGAGGGATTGGGGATGTCTGGCTAAAACTAATGTGGAATCATCTTGAGCAAAAGTTGGTAAGCCTGTGAGAGAATCGGTATCTGGCAGACCAAGATAAAGGGCGATCGCTTGATCGGCATAACTATCTGTACCGTGGGAAGCTGACCAAATTTCCGCCGCCGCCAGCAGTTTTTCCCCAGATTCCCCAAAGGCAAATTGTTCAGGTGTATTTCCCCAAGCTTGAAACACGCTGTAAGCTAACAGGGCATTCTGCACCACCCGCCGCCCCAAAGGTTTGCCCAAAACGCGCAAACACCAAGCTTGATTCAAATTCCAGTCATCGCTAACATCGTGGTCATCAAAAATTGTGTAGGTGGGAATATTCGCCAAAGCACGGCGAACTTTTCCCAAAGTATAAATAAATTGTTGTAAATCTTTGACTTCTCGATTCCAGTTTTTGATACCTTGGCGATCGCTAGTTACTTCTGTTCCTTGAGGAAATTTCCGCGGCCAGCACACAGGCGACCAAGTTAATAAATAAGCCGCGTAATATTCCCCCAAACTCAGCAGATGGCTGTTAACTTTACTATATTTGTTATGCAATCCGGCGGTGAAACCTGCTTGTTCTGTTGCGACTTCCGCCCGTTGTCTGGTAGGTAATTCCTTGGGAGTACAGGAAATTGGGCTGACAGGTAACTTTTCTTCCCAACCCAATAAAATATCACCCAAATGAGTCGCCACCCATAAGGAAGGATCAGCAACATCATCACCATAAATTTGGTCGCCTGTGAGAAACAATTGCTGGGGGCGGTGTTGGGGTTGAGTTGCTGTATTTGCAATTAAACTATCAAGAATTGGTAACGCATCCAAACCATGTCCATGCGGTTTGCGACAAGAAGCGTGGACAATTTTTAAATCTTGCAGACGACTGGGAGGTAAAACAAAGGTTGGTTGTTGATGGTCAAAATAACTAATGCTATCTGCGGCAAAATTCTCAGAACTTAATGCTTGGGATAAAGTTTGCTGTTCTGTATCACAGATAAATTGTAAGGTGTAGGCGTAGATGCGATCGCCCAGCAGATGATTTTCATCGTGACATTCAGCCGTTACCGCCACAACATGCAGATATTCACCCAAAGCAACTGTAGCGCGTTCTCCAGTAAACAAACAATTCCCTAGAGTTGCGCCTTGATTTGTTGTTTCATAAATTTTCAGTTCTACCCGACAAGACTGCTTGAGGGCTATCCATACCGTCACGGCTGTTGATTCGGTATGTTGTAGCATTGGCCCTGCCAAAATTAGCGGCAGTTCGGTGATGAACTCGCTTCCAAAAGGATACTGCATGAGTGAATTTTATCTGCGTGTATCTGCGTACATCGGCGGTTAATTTGTTCCCCTCTTGTTTCCGATTTCTGGGAGATAGGCAAGCTGCCTATCCCACAAGAATTATACTCAACTCTTGGCAATACCTTCTTGACGTGCTGCCCTTTGTACAGCCGCCGCCACAGCCGGGGCGACACGGGTATCAAACACAGAAGGAATAATATGTTCAGGACTCAAATCGCTGGGGTTGACTAAAGAAGCGATCGCACTGGCCGCTTCTAAGTACATTGTGGTTGTAATTTCTTTAGCACGACAATCTAAAGCACCCCGGAAGACTCCCGGAAAAGCCAACACATTGTTAATTTGATTGGGGTAATCACTGCGTCCTGTCGCCATTACCGCCACAGTTTTGCTCACTAATTCTGGCTGAATTTCAGGAATGGGATTGGCCATGGCAAACACAATGGGATCTTTCGCCATTGCTTGCACCATTTCTGGGGTTAATACGCCAGGGGCGCTAACACCAATAAAGACATCTGCACCTTGCATTGCGCCGGCTAATGTTCCTTGGGCTTTGACGGCAAATTCTTGTTTTTCTTCTGTCAAGTCAGTGCGGTGAACAGAAAGAATACCTTTAGAGTCACACATCAAAATGGTTTGCGCCCCAGCTTTCCGCAGTAACCGCGCGATCGCCACACCCGCAGCGCCCGCACCATTAATTACAATGCGGATATCTGCCATTGATTTGTTAACTAATTTCAGCGCGTTATATAATGCTGCTAAAGTGACAATCGCTGTGCCATGTTGGTCATCATGGAATACTGGGATATCTAATTCCTGACGCAATCTTTGTTCAATTTCAAAACAACGGGGCGCAGCAATATCTTCTAAGTTCACCCCGCCAAACACAGGCGCAATTTGCTTCACCGCCTGAACAATCTCATCGGTACTTTGGGTAGCTAGACAAATAGGAAAAGCATCGATACCAGCAAATTCCTTAAATAGCATAGCTTTGCCTTCCATCACAGGTAAAGCCGCCGCCGGGCCGAGATTACCCAAGCCCAAAACTGCACTACCATCGGTAACAATGGCGACAGTATTTTGTTTAATTGTCAGATTGTAAACTTCTTCTGGGTTGGCGGCGATCGCTTTACAAATCCGCCCCACACCAGGAGTATAAGCCATTGCTAAATCAGAAACACTTCTTAAGGCAATACGGCTAGTGATGCTAATTTTGCCACCACGGTGTAAATTAAAGGTGCGATCGTAAACATCGATCACCTTAATGTTTGGTAGTTCTTTGATTGCTTGGACAATGGTTTCAGCATGTTCTGTACTAGCTGCATCTACGGTAATATCGCGCGTAGATTCTTGACGGGTTTGTTCAATTAAATCTATTTGCCCCAGATTACCACCACTGGTTGCGATCGCCTGTGTCACCGATGCTAACATCCCGACGCGGTTGGGAATTTGCAACCGCAGAGTCAAACTAAAACTGGAATTAGGAGTTAGGTCTGCCATTGTAATTTTGCAATAGTGAATTTTAGATTTTATATTGAATCGCTGAGTAAAAATCTAGACTAAAACTAAAATCTACAAAGACTCTAACGTTTCCTAACCTAATCATTGACTAAAAGTTCAACATCACAGGTACGGCAGAACCGACAACTTTTTGCTTAACTAAGCCTGTATGACAAACTTGTGGCTGTTGAATGGGTATTTCCACTATAAATTCTGCTCCTTGCTCTGGATGGGAAATACAGCGCAAACTGCCATAATGTAGTTCAGTGATAATTTGATGACTAATTGACATTCCCAACCCTGTACCCTTACCCGCAGGTTTGGTTGTAAAGAAAGGGTCGAAAATTCGTTGTTGAATATGTTCTGGTATTCCTAGACCATTGTCAGCAATTCTAATAATAATGCGATCGCTGTCTACCACCTCGGTATGAATCCGAATCATCGGTGATGGTACATAACTCGGATAATGTTCCATCGCTTCTGTTAAAGCATCAATGGCATTACTCAAAATATTCATAAACACCTGATTCATTTTGCCGGGATAGCACTCTACTTTGGGCAGGTTGCCATATTCTTTGACTACTTTAATGTTTGGCTGTCCTGGTTTTCCGTCTAGGTGTCGCTTGAGAATCATGAGTGTACTATCTATACCCTCATGAATGTTTACCACTTTGACTTCTGCTTCATCGTGGCGGGAGAAGCTACGCAAAGATTTAATAATGTCACAAATTCTCTCAGTCCCAACTTCCATTGAAGAAAGAATTTTTGGTAAGTCTTCTAGCAAATATTCTAAGTCTATGTCTTTAGCTTTGGCTTTAATCTCCGGGGTAGCGCCAGGTAATTGCTTTTGATAAAGTGCCACTAATTCCAGCAAGTTCTGGGTATAGCGACTGACATAGTAAAGATTGGCGTGGATAAAGTTCACGGGGTTATTAATTTCATGGGCTATACCCGCTACTAGTTGACCTAGAGTGGCTAACTTTTCTGACTGCACCAGCTGAACTTGAGCTTTTTCTAAGGTGCAAAGTGCGTCAGTAAGTTTTTGGGTACGTTCCAATACCCTTTGTTCTAATTCTTGAGTTAATTTCTGTAAAGCTGCTTCGGCGATCGCCCTTTCTTGGATTTCTTGTTGGAGACGGAAATTTTTCTCTGCTAGTGCTGAATTCAAGTTTCGCAAATTCACATGGATTTGAACCCGCGCCAACACTTCTGCTTGCTGAAATGGCTTGGTAATATAATCAACAGCACCTAAAGAAAGGCCTTTCACCTTATCTACCGTATCGCTCAAAGCAGTCATAAAAATGACAGGAATATCTTTTGTCTGTGGATTTTGCTTGAGTCGGTAGCATGTTTCAAATCCATCAATCCCCGGCATCATCACATCTAATAAGATTAGGTCTGGTGGATCATATTCAATTTGTTCAATAGCACTTTCTCCACTGGTGGCGACTGCAACTTCAAAACCAGCGTCAGTCAAAGCTTCCGAAAGTACTTCTAAGTTGGTAGGCGTATCATCTACAATTAAAATTAAATTGGTTTCTTGAGTCTGCACAATTCTTCCCCTGATACTTATTCAAATTTTGATGGAGTGAGGAATTTTTATTAATAATTTATTTGCGATATTCTTTCGAGAAACTCTCTAATTTCCTTAACTTGGAACCCTTGAGCTAGATGATTCACATACTGCACAAAAGCAATATAACGTTCATCCATTTTCTCTATATTTTCTAAATGTTTAGAAATAGCTTTTATCCGACCTTTTAGAGCTAATTCCTTTAAATAATTCAATTCTACTAGAGGTGGCGGAATAATTTCAGATTCATTTTGTTTGTGAGATCCGATTATATTAACAGGTGCGATCGCCTCGACAGTTTTTTCTTCATAAATCCATTCCAAGCGTAAATGTTTCTCTAATTGATTGAGTAGTTCAGGCAGTTGGACAGGTTTAGCTAAAAAGTCATCTGCACCTGCATCAAAGCTTTTTTGTTTATCATCATCAAAGACACTAGCTGAAGAAACTATCACCTTCAAATTTTGCCATTCTAAAGATTCTCGTAAATTAGATAACATCTGATATCCATCCATTACCGGCATACAAGCACCTGTAATAATTAAGTTTGGTTTAAATTCTGTGGCTTGTGCTAAAGCAGTTTGACCATTTTCTGCTTCTACTAATTCAAAACCAAATACTTCTAATAAACTAACAAATACAGAGCGATTTTCCGCAACATTATCCACTATTAATATTTTCTTTTTCTCTCCTTTATAACCAATGATTTTTCGGCTTTGGTAACTTTGAGATATATCAATCCATTCTTGAGCTTTGGCTATTTTTAAATCAAACCAAAATATACTTCCCTGACTCATTACACTTTTAACTTTTAAATCACCGCCCATGATCGAGAGAATTTTATGACTAATTGCCAAACCTAAGCCTGTACCTTCTGATTGTTTTTTAATACTACCTGCTTGCTCAAAAGGTAAAAATATTTTCTCTAGTTCTTCAGATTTAATTCCTATACCAGTATCTTCTATTTGGAAGCGAATTTTATAAGTGGTTGTTGGTGGTATATTTATATCATCTTGGGAAAATTGATGTCCAGGAAAAATAACTTCTACTTTAAAAATTACTTTGCCAGTCTCGGTAAATTTTATAGCATTACTTAACAAATTAATCAGAACTTGCCGTAAACGTTTTTCATCTGCTTCGATAGCGATTGGCAGATGTTCATCGAATTGATAGACAAATTCAATTCCTTTTTGTTCGGCTTTAATCAGACAGATTTCAGCAACGGCTTGGAGAAAGGAAAGAAAATTAAATTGTGTCGGCTGTAGTTCTAATTTTCTCGCCTCAATTTTAGAAAGGTCAAGGATATCATTAATTAAAGTTAATAGATGAGAAGCACATTGATGAATAATATTGATGCCTTTTATTTCTTTTGCTGTGAGATTTTTGGAACCTTGTAAAATTTGAGCATAACCGAGAATTCCATTTAGGGGTGTACGTAGCTCATGGCTCATATTAGCGAGAAATTCGCTTTTGGCTTTATTGGCACTATCAGCACTTTCTTTTGCTTCCCTGAGTTCTTTGGTGCGATTTTCAACTCGAATTTCTAGTTCTTCATTGGTTTTAGATAAAGCATTAAAAGACTCGCGTAGCTGAGTAGCCATCATATTAAAAGATTGTGCTAAAATTTGCAGTTCTTCAACTTGAGATTCCTGAACTTTTTGGTCTAGTTTACCATTGGCGATCGCTTCTGAAGCTTGACTTAATTGCAGAATTGGTTGCGTAATCCATTCAGATGTATAAACCCCAAGAATAATTGCTAAACCTAAAGCTAATAAACACAACAGAATCGTTGTATGAGTATTAGCATTAATTTGCGCCATGAAATCCTCTTCAGGAACCACAACCACCATTAACCAATCAAGTCCCCATTCATCGCGCCAAGGAGTAATCTGGACAAACTGGCGTTGACCCTGGAGTAAAAAATCCATTTGCTGAGAATCACTAATTTTCTCAAAACTGCCAAAATGTGTCGTCAAATAGTTAGCAGTGGCTTTGATGAGTGGATCTTTACTCTTGGATGCTAATAGGCGTTGCGGTTTTTGATTTTGAAGGCTGAAGGGTTGTTCATCACTTGAACTAGCAATTAATAGACCATTATGTTCAATAATAAAAGTTCTACCAGTTTGGCTAACTTTCAACTGACCTAAGAAATCACTAATTTGGGAAAGACGTTGTTCAGCCGCAATGACACCAAGCAGTTTTTTCTTCGAGTCATAAATAGGATGACTAGCGGCAATCGATAAGTTAAAAGGTGGAACTAACCAGTTATAAACGGGACTCCAAGTTGGTTTACCTTGGTTGGCTGCTTCTGCATACCAACCTTCATTTTTAGCAATAAATTCTCCATTATCTTGAACAATTTTAATTCGGTTTCCTTGATTATCAGTTGACCAACTATATAAATGATTACTACCTTGATAATTGTTAGGAGCTAATTCATCAATAGTAATGCGATGATCACCAAAAAGATAGCCAGTTGCAATGTAATCACCTGTTTGGAAACCTAAAAGTATATAGCCAATATTAAATGATTTCAGCCGTCTCCAGAAAAATTTTCCCAGTTGCTGTTTGTCTTGCAAATCTAATAAGCCCATCTCAATTACATCGGAAGTGAGTATAACTACTTTTTGCGGAACAAGCATATAACTATCTAAATGTTGGTCTATGCGTCCACTGACTTCAGTTAGTAATCGACTTGCTAATTCGTTTAC
This sequence is a window from Aulosira sp. FACHB-615. Protein-coding genes within it:
- a CDS encoding malic enzyme-like NAD(P)-binding protein; its protein translation is MADLTPNSSFSLTLRLQIPNRVGMLASVTQAIATSGGNLGQIDLIEQTRQESTRDITVDAASTEHAETIVQAIKELPNIKVIDVYDRTFNLHRGGKISITSRIALRSVSDLAMAYTPGVGRICKAIAANPEEVYNLTIKQNTVAIVTDGSAVLGLGNLGPAAALPVMEGKAMLFKEFAGIDAFPICLATQSTDEIVQAVKQIAPVFGGVNLEDIAAPRCFEIEQRLRQELDIPVFHDDQHGTAIVTLAALYNALKLVNKSMADIRIVINGAGAAGVAIARLLRKAGAQTILMCDSKGILSVHRTDLTEEKQEFAVKAQGTLAGAMQGADVFIGVSAPGVLTPEMVQAMAKDPIVFAMANPIPEIQPELVSKTVAVMATGRSDYPNQINNVLAFPGVFRGALDCRAKEITTTMYLEAASAIASLVNPSDLSPEHIIPSVFDTRVAPAVAAAVQRAARQEGIAKS
- a CDS encoding peptidoglycan-binding protein, whose amino-acid sequence is MITYNNAQFRSILFGLGYLAQDFAALGQGFPVSKDNSPLTTIKTVQAIKNFQADYELLVDGIVGPKTMAKAEEVIRILQYELNVVVKADLPKDHPFYGPRTVAAVKKFAAQYLAEDEGAITGVATLEIRKNLDRVAKQLI
- a CDS encoding CHAT domain-containing protein, which encodes MSINFTPSIFTNTSVCLMMMAIAINIFAHNQVLASEQLPGNILGDRMFTLAVNSATEQIRQVAKQQNATLIQYSIINNEFTIAGKKQTRESELYIWVIKPTGDITFRQVDIKALWQKQNTSLSELIAQSRLSLGVTGNYNYLKRNQLKDNFQKLHELLIKPIENLLPQQPNTNIIFIPQGELFLVPFAALQDAKGKYLIERYTIATAPSIQALDLLYQRKKQYQNIGQDILVVGNPKIQSDRGEPLQLIGAEQEAKAIAQLFNTQPLIGNAATETAVVQRISQAKIIHLATQAYLKNQQGLAFTPSTQDDGLLTPAEIQKLKLTADLVVLSANDTAIGIITNDGVIGLSRSFLSAGVSSVIASLWDISDQSTAYLMTKFYQKLHEKPDKAAALRYAMLETKKKYPNPRDWAAFTLIGLL
- a CDS encoding response regulator — its product is MQTQETNLILIVDDTPTNLEVLSEALTDAGFEVAVATSGESAIEQIEYDPPDLILLDVMMPGIDGFETCYRLKQNPQTKDIPVIFMTALSDTVDKVKGLSLGAVDYITKPFQQAEVLARVQIHVNLRNLNSALAEKNFRLQQEIQERAIAEAALQKLTQELEQRVLERTQKLTDALCTLEKAQVQLVQSEKLATLGQLVAGIAHEINNPVNFIHANLYYVSRYTQNLLELVALYQKQLPGATPEIKAKAKDIDLEYLLEDLPKILSSMEVGTERICDIIKSLRSFSRHDEAEVKVVNIHEGIDSTLMILKRHLDGKPGQPNIKVVKEYGNLPKVECYPGKMNQVFMNILSNAIDALTEAMEHYPSYVPSPMIRIHTEVVDSDRIIIRIADNGLGIPEHIQQRIFDPFFTTKPAGKGTGLGMSISHQIITELHYGSLRCISHPEQGAEFIVEIPIQQPQVCHTGLVKQKVVGSAVPVMLNF
- a CDS encoding PhoD-like phosphatase, translating into MQYPFGSEFITELPLILAGPMLQHTESTAVTVWIALKQSCRVELKIYETTNQGATLGNCLFTGERATVALGEYLHVVAVTAECHDENHLLGDRIYAYTLQFICDTEQQTLSQALSSENFAADSISYFDHQQPTFVLPPSRLQDLKIVHASCRKPHGHGLDALPILDSLIANTATQPQHRPQQLFLTGDQIYGDDVADPSLWVATHLGDILLGWEEKLPVSPISCTPKELPTRQRAEVATEQAGFTAGLHNKYSKVNSHLLSLGEYYAAYLLTWSPVCWPRKFPQGTEVTSDRQGIKNWNREVKDLQQFIYTLGKVRRALANIPTYTIFDDHDVSDDWNLNQAWCLRVLGKPLGRRVVQNALLAYSVFQAWGNTPEQFAFGESGEKLLAAAEIWSASHGTDSYADQAIALYLGLPDTDSLTGLPTFAQDDSTLVLARHPQSLNWHYTIRSPIHEVIVLDTRTWRGYPADAKPIAPPRLLSPQAVKQQLLTPLQAKTNIPATFVIAPTNVFGLKVIDWVHHWHLKNDKVFSTDVGDAWNIHTEALAQFLTTLFTQRQQVIVLSGDIHYSSAVRLSHQDIDSQLLSVLVQLTCSALKNEEFLTRLIHTKLKNWLLPEKVRYWWGWSHPADMVEVAAKKWQRQNSSRPDWRCALELIPRQKTQTANLAIDVLSFIAPWNRPEKAKWRSLQFLMFWKSPWFQDGKEVVGVNNLALVQFEPTDESLANKVIQDLYWFSSWYTTELVYSRFETQLLPDHDVFH
- a CDS encoding hybrid sensor histidine kinase/response regulator is translated as MSSKLLSRKIPQDGKSQKISLRLILVVPFVLQVITAVGLTGYLSLRNGQKAVNELASRLLTEVSGRIDQHLDSYMLVPQKVVILTSDVIEMGLLDLQDKQQLGKFFWRRLKSFNIGYILLGFQTGDYIATGYLFGDHRITIDELAPNNYQGSNHLYSWSTDNQGNRIKIVQDNGEFIAKNEGWYAEAANQGKPTWSPVYNWLVPPFNLSIAASHPIYDSKKKLLGVIAAEQRLSQISDFLGQLKVSQTGRTFIIEHNGLLIASSSDEQPFSLQNQKPQRLLASKSKDPLIKATANYLTTHFGSFEKISDSQQMDFLLQGQRQFVQITPWRDEWGLDWLMVVVVPEEDFMAQINANTHTTILLCLLALGLAIILGVYTSEWITQPILQLSQASEAIANGKLDQKVQESQVEELQILAQSFNMMATQLRESFNALSKTNEELEIRVENRTKELREAKESADSANKAKSEFLANMSHELRTPLNGILGYAQILQGSKNLTAKEIKGINIIHQCASHLLTLINDILDLSKIEARKLELQPTQFNFLSFLQAVAEICLIKAEQKGIEFVYQFDEHLPIAIEADEKRLRQVLINLLSNAIKFTETGKVIFKVEVIFPGHQFSQDDINIPPTTTYKIRFQIEDTGIGIKSEELEKIFLPFEQAGSIKKQSEGTGLGLAISHKILSIMGGDLKVKSVMSQGSIFWFDLKIAKAQEWIDISQSYQSRKIIGYKGEKKKILIVDNVAENRSVFVSLLEVFGFELVEAENGQTALAQATEFKPNLIITGACMPVMDGYQMLSNLRESLEWQNLKVIVSSASVFDDDKQKSFDAGADDFLAKPVQLPELLNQLEKHLRLEWIYEEKTVEAIAPVNIIGSHKQNESEIIPPPLVELNYLKELALKGRIKAISKHLENIEKMDERYIAFVQYVNHLAQGFQVKEIREFLERISQINY